One part of the Halopenitus persicus genome encodes these proteins:
- a CDS encoding DNA-directed RNA polymerase subunit H, with product MVNVTDHELVPNHELLDDPEAVEEVLAEYNVSKTDLPRIKRTDPALPDEAEPGDVVKIVRESRTTDQATVYRLVIS from the coding sequence ATGGTAAACGTAACTGACCACGAACTCGTTCCGAACCACGAGCTCCTCGACGACCCGGAGGCGGTCGAGGAGGTGCTCGCGGAGTATAACGTATCGAAAACCGACCTGCCGCGGATCAAACGCACCGACCCGGCGCTGCCCGACGAGGCGGAGCCGGGCGACGTCGTCAAGATCGTCCGGGAGTCGCGGACGACGGACCAGGCGACCGTCTATCGACTCGTGATCTCATGA
- a CDS encoding fumarylacetoacetate hydrolase family protein, which translates to MRTARFRDPAGTVRTGEWTDDGLHAAGETYDPDAVEVLPPVSPSKIVCVGLNYTDHAAESGKDVPDRPLLFLKPPNTLSAHGDTVTLPTAPDRIDHEAELGVVIGEQCRNVDAADAADVIAGYTCVNDLSNRDDQRQEQNWVRGKAFDNAAPIGPVVADPELVPDDATIECRVNGETRQSSSIDALSFSPAELIAEITDLITLEPGDVIATGTPAGVSPLADGDEVVVEIEGIGALETTVRR; encoded by the coding sequence ATGCGCACCGCACGTTTCCGCGATCCGGCCGGCACCGTTCGAACCGGCGAATGGACCGACGACGGCCTCCACGCCGCGGGCGAGACCTACGATCCCGACGCGGTCGAGGTGCTGCCGCCCGTCTCCCCGAGCAAGATCGTCTGCGTCGGGTTGAACTACACCGACCACGCGGCCGAGTCCGGCAAGGACGTGCCCGATCGACCGCTGCTGTTCTTGAAACCGCCGAACACGCTGTCGGCGCACGGCGACACGGTCACGCTCCCGACGGCCCCGGACCGGATCGACCACGAGGCCGAGTTGGGCGTCGTGATCGGCGAGCAGTGTCGCAACGTCGACGCGGCGGACGCCGCGGACGTTATCGCGGGCTACACCTGCGTGAACGACCTCTCGAACCGCGACGATCAGCGGCAGGAGCAGAACTGGGTCCGCGGCAAGGCGTTCGACAACGCCGCCCCGATCGGCCCGGTCGTGGCCGATCCCGAGCTGGTTCCCGACGACGCGACCATCGAGTGCCGCGTGAACGGAGAGACCCGGCAGTCCTCCAGCATCGACGCCCTCAGTTTCTCGCCAGCGGAGCTGATCGCGGAGATCACCGACCTGATCACCCTCGAGCCCGGGGACGTGATCGCGACCGGAACCCCCGCCGGCGTCAGCCCGCTGGCGGACGGCGACGAGGTGGTCGTCGAGATCGAGGGGATCGGCGCGCTCGAGACGACCGTTCGACGGTGA
- a CDS encoding DNA primase, with translation MDSLHARYPFFEAAREAVAAADVSLPALVAADAPAVERGHERVERALRSGTTASETPDAYDVKAELLSYPIARILVSLLESTPAVEKYASAEAATAADRIRADLDREDTLRSTDAVSLELSDVLREFDLDDAVRPDVQVAGRGSSDGGPVPTGPRASRPVTRDPEWFRVDVGPYLQLSDPDWGDRWRLVNRELRDGAVRIDRSDLERCLERAVRSRVLEGLPFEFAADDGIGSDLEAHVADLRRLLDERATVGGFDVVVPELFPPCMRNLIDKAEREAALSPPESLALMAFLTAIGMSPDEIVAFCADTSLDAEGIRYQTEYLRDDAGAQYPPPTCETLSAYGICHNEEDHWQVAGDPLAYYEARLETAEDVVDWRDRNDVAEAA, from the coding sequence ATGGACTCGCTGCACGCGCGGTACCCGTTCTTCGAGGCGGCTCGCGAGGCCGTCGCGGCGGCCGACGTCTCGTTGCCTGCCCTCGTCGCCGCGGACGCGCCGGCGGTCGAGCGCGGCCACGAGCGCGTGGAGCGAGCGCTCCGATCGGGCACGACCGCGAGCGAGACGCCCGATGCCTACGACGTGAAGGCGGAACTCCTCTCGTACCCGATCGCTCGCATTCTCGTTTCTCTCCTCGAGTCGACCCCCGCCGTCGAGAAGTACGCGAGCGCCGAGGCCGCCACCGCCGCCGACCGGATCCGTGCGGACCTCGACCGGGAGGACACCCTCCGGTCGACCGACGCGGTCTCGCTCGAACTCTCGGACGTCCTTCGGGAGTTCGATCTCGACGACGCGGTTCGACCCGACGTTCAGGTGGCGGGTCGCGGGTCGAGCGATGGTGGGCCGGTGCCGACCGGTCCGCGCGCGTCGCGACCCGTCACCCGGGATCCGGAGTGGTTCCGGGTCGACGTCGGCCCCTACCTGCAGCTGTCCGACCCGGACTGGGGCGACCGGTGGCGGCTCGTCAACCGCGAGCTCCGTGACGGCGCGGTCCGGATCGACCGATCGGATCTCGAACGGTGTCTCGAACGGGCGGTTCGATCGCGGGTTCTGGAGGGGCTTCCCTTCGAGTTCGCGGCCGACGACGGGATCGGCAGCGACCTCGAGGCACACGTCGCCGACCTCCGGCGGCTCCTCGACGAGCGGGCGACCGTCGGCGGGTTCGACGTCGTCGTCCCCGAGCTGTTCCCGCCGTGTATGCGAAACCTGATCGACAAGGCCGAACGGGAGGCGGCGCTGTCGCCGCCGGAGAGCCTCGCGCTGATGGCCTTCCTGACGGCGATCGGGATGTCGCCCGACGAGATCGTCGCCTTCTGTGCCGACACAAGCCTCGACGCCGAGGGGATCCGCTATCAGACCGAGTACCTCCGTGACGACGCCGGCGCCCAGTATCCCCCGCCGACCTGCGAGACGCTCTCCGCGTACGGGATCTGTCACAACGAGGAGGACCACTGGCAGGTCGCCGGCGACCCGCTGGCCTACTACGAGGCTCGGCTGGAGACTGCCGAGGACGTGGTCGACTGGCGGGACCGGAACGACGTCGCCGAGGCGGCGTGA
- a CDS encoding DUF7472 family protein has translation MDIDAELRRQIVVSLAAVLVFVVGLIAVGSRFGTGAGPSGEVSLAPAGGVALVGLLGGFVLLMALVGVYLMRANGTDGSF, from the coding sequence ATGGACATCGACGCGGAGCTTCGTCGCCAGATCGTCGTCTCCCTCGCCGCGGTCCTCGTCTTCGTGGTCGGCCTCATCGCGGTCGGGAGCCGGTTCGGGACCGGAGCCGGCCCCTCGGGGGAGGTCTCGTTGGCGCCCGCGGGCGGGGTCGCGCTCGTCGGCCTCCTCGGCGGGTTCGTGCTGCTGATGGCGCTGGTCGGCGTCTATCTGATGCGAGCGAACGGAACCGACGGCTCATTCTGA
- the hjc gene encoding Holliday junction resolvase Hjc gives MSANRKGDRRERELVNALDEAGFAVMRAPASGSATERELPDVLAGNGERFYAIEAKSSAGDPIYLDGEEVEALLFFSRNFGAKARIAVRFDREDWYFFHPGDLYTTDGGNYRVKKETAIADGTDFTEFVGDSKRTTLDDL, from the coding sequence ATGTCCGCTAACCGAAAGGGCGACCGCCGCGAGCGCGAGCTCGTCAACGCCCTCGACGAGGCCGGGTTCGCGGTGATGCGCGCGCCCGCAAGCGGGAGCGCGACGGAGCGCGAGCTGCCGGACGTGCTCGCGGGCAACGGCGAACGGTTCTACGCGATCGAGGCCAAATCCAGCGCCGGCGACCCGATCTACCTCGACGGCGAGGAGGTGGAGGCGCTGCTGTTCTTCTCGCGGAACTTCGGCGCGAAGGCCCGCATCGCCGTCCGGTTCGACCGCGAGGACTGGTATTTCTTCCACCCGGGCGACCTCTACACGACCGACGGCGGCAACTACCGGGTGAAAAAGGAGACCGCGATCGCGGACGGAACGGACTTCACGGAGTTCGTCGGCGACTCAAAGCGGACGACCCTCGACGACCTCTAA
- a CDS encoding adenosylhomocysteinase — MSDHYSPVVEHLAEPETAREEGRRKMDWALQHMPILSELRESFVTDRPLEGEVIAMAMHVEAKTANLVELLADGGAEVAITGCNPLSTHDDVSAALNAHENITSYAVRGVDDEAYYDAMHAVVAHDPTITVDDGMDMVKLVHEEYPELIDSIVGGAEETTTGVHRLRAMDADGELRYPVFAVNDTPMKRLFDNVHGTGESSLATIAMTTNLSFAGKNVVVGGYGYCGQGVAKKAAGQNANVIVTEVEPRRALEAHMEGYDVLPMEEAAAKGDVFITTTGNRDVITKEHFENMKDGVLLANAGHFDVEVNLEDLDELAVDRFEAREGVEAYELPDGRELNVIAEGRLVNLAAPIALGHPVEVMDQSFGIQAVCVRELVENGDDYEAGVHDVPDELDREVAEIKLAAEGVEYDSLSSEQREYMDSWEHGT; from the coding sequence ATGAGCGACCATTACTCACCGGTCGTCGAGCACCTCGCGGAGCCGGAGACGGCACGCGAGGAGGGACGCCGGAAGATGGACTGGGCCCTCCAACACATGCCGATCCTCTCGGAGCTGCGCGAGTCCTTCGTCACGGACCGGCCTCTCGAGGGCGAGGTCATCGCGATGGCGATGCACGTGGAGGCGAAGACCGCGAACCTCGTCGAGCTGCTGGCGGACGGCGGCGCGGAGGTCGCGATCACCGGCTGTAATCCGCTCTCGACCCACGACGACGTCTCGGCCGCGCTGAACGCACACGAGAACATCACCTCCTACGCGGTCCGCGGCGTCGACGACGAGGCGTACTACGACGCGATGCACGCGGTCGTCGCCCACGATCCGACGATCACCGTCGACGACGGGATGGACATGGTGAAGCTCGTCCACGAGGAGTACCCCGAGCTGATCGACTCGATCGTCGGCGGGGCCGAGGAGACGACGACGGGCGTGCACCGTCTGCGGGCGATGGACGCGGACGGCGAGCTCCGCTATCCGGTCTTCGCGGTCAACGACACGCCGATGAAGCGGCTGTTCGACAACGTCCACGGCACCGGCGAGTCCTCGTTGGCGACCATCGCGATGACGACGAACCTCTCGTTCGCCGGCAAGAACGTCGTGGTCGGCGGCTACGGCTACTGCGGACAGGGCGTCGCGAAGAAGGCGGCCGGCCAGAACGCGAACGTCATCGTGACCGAGGTCGAACCACGCCGCGCTCTGGAGGCGCACATGGAGGGTTACGACGTGCTGCCGATGGAGGAGGCCGCCGCGAAGGGCGACGTCTTCATCACGACCACCGGCAACCGCGACGTGATCACGAAGGAACACTTCGAGAACATGAAGGACGGCGTGCTGCTGGCGAACGCCGGCCACTTCGACGTCGAGGTGAACCTGGAGGACCTGGACGAACTCGCCGTCGACCGGTTCGAGGCCCGCGAGGGCGTCGAGGCCTACGAGCTGCCCGACGGGCGCGAGCTGAACGTGATCGCCGAGGGACGACTCGTCAACCTCGCCGCGCCCATCGCGCTGGGGCATCCGGTCGAGGTGATGGACCAGAGCTTCGGGATCCAGGCGGTTTGCGTGCGCGAGCTCGTCGAGAACGGCGACGACTACGAGGCCGGGGTCCACGACGTCCCCGACGAGCTCGACCGGGAGGTCGCCGAGATCAAGCTCGCCGCCGAGGGCGTCGAGTACGACTCGCTGTCGTCCGAGCAGCGCGAGTACATGGACAGTTGGGAGCACGGAACCTGA
- a CDS encoding amidohydrolase, with protein sequence MNALAVTGGRVLHPDGRVSEADVLIDADAGRIEAVGEDVTADREIARTLDAEGGLVMPGLVNGHTHVSMTLLRGYADDKPLESWLREDIWPVEAELTDDDIAVGAELGILEMIRSGTTAFADMYFSMDRVAEVVERAGVRARLGRGVVAVGKDEADARADLEGSLEFARTYDGAADGRIRTAFMPHSLTTVPGDLLAEGIELADEDGLWVHLHANETTGEVEPIVEDHGVRPLEYAADRGALGPNRFLAHGVHVDGTETELLAETDTSVIHCPASNMKLASGIAPVQRLREAGVTVGIGTDGAASNNDLDLFDELRDAAMVGKIGADDASAVPAAAVVEMATSDGADAIGLPGGRIEAGAAADLIVVDLEAPHLTPAHDVVSHLAYAVRGSDVRHTVCDGTVLMRDREVTTLDAGAVMDRAADHAAALVARAEE encoded by the coding sequence ATGAATGCGCTTGCCGTCACCGGCGGTCGGGTGCTCCACCCCGACGGCCGCGTGAGCGAGGCGGACGTACTGATCGACGCGGACGCGGGCCGGATCGAGGCGGTCGGCGAGGACGTCACCGCGGACCGAGAGATCGCCCGGACGCTCGACGCCGAGGGCGGGCTCGTGATGCCGGGGCTCGTCAACGGTCACACGCACGTCTCGATGACGCTGTTGCGGGGTTACGCCGACGACAAGCCGCTGGAGTCGTGGCTGCGGGAGGACATCTGGCCGGTCGAAGCCGAGCTCACCGACGACGACATCGCGGTCGGCGCGGAGCTGGGCATTCTCGAGATGATCCGGTCGGGTACGACCGCGTTCGCGGACATGTACTTCTCGATGGACCGCGTCGCCGAGGTCGTCGAGCGGGCCGGGGTCCGCGCCCGGCTCGGCCGGGGCGTCGTCGCCGTCGGCAAGGACGAGGCGGACGCGCGCGCGGACCTCGAGGGCAGCCTGGAGTTCGCGCGGACCTACGACGGGGCCGCGGACGGTCGGATCCGGACCGCGTTCATGCCCCACTCGCTGACGACGGTTCCGGGGGACCTGCTGGCGGAGGGGATCGAGCTCGCCGACGAGGACGGCCTGTGGGTCCATCTCCACGCCAACGAGACGACGGGCGAGGTGGAGCCGATCGTCGAGGACCACGGCGTCCGCCCGCTGGAGTACGCGGCCGACCGGGGCGCGCTCGGGCCGAACCGGTTCCTCGCACACGGCGTGCACGTCGACGGGACCGAGACGGAGCTGCTCGCGGAGACGGACACGTCGGTGATCCACTGTCCCGCCTCGAACATGAAGCTCGCGTCCGGGATCGCACCGGTCCAGCGCCTTCGGGAGGCGGGCGTCACCGTCGGGATCGGCACCGACGGCGCCGCCTCGAACAACGACCTCGACCTCTTCGACGAGCTGCGCGACGCCGCGATGGTCGGCAAGATCGGCGCCGACGACGCGTCGGCGGTGCCGGCCGCGGCGGTCGTGGAGATGGCGACGAGCGACGGCGCCGACGCGATCGGCCTTCCCGGGGGCCGGATCGAGGCGGGCGCCGCCGCGGACCTGATCGTGGTCGACCTCGAGGCACCACATCTGACGCCCGCCCACGACGTCGTGTCACACCTCGCGTACGCGGTCCGTGGTTCGGACGTCCGCCACACGGTCTGTGACGGGACGGTCCTGATGCGCGACCGGGAGGTCACGACCCTCGACGCCGGGGCCGTGATGGACCGGGCGGCCGACCACGCGGCGGCGCTGGTCGCACGCGCCGAGGAGTGA
- the hisH gene encoding imidazole glycerol phosphate synthase subunit HisH, with protein sequence MSIPEPPDEALAEVAIVDYGLGNLRSATRGLERAGASVTITDDPETFADADGVVLPGVGAFREGMENAGPYRDALVEHAEAGRPLFGICLGMQMLLTSSEEADHAGQGEVRGLDLIPGTNVRFDVDEKVPHMGWNDLAVDREHPISAGVDGKYAYFVHSYYAEPEDPDAVVATSRHGVEFPAIVANEAGNVFGTQFHPEKSGETGLRILRNFVEYCADR encoded by the coding sequence ATGAGCATACCGGAGCCGCCGGACGAGGCGCTGGCCGAGGTCGCGATCGTCGATTACGGGCTCGGGAACCTGCGGTCGGCCACTCGCGGACTCGAACGCGCCGGCGCGTCCGTGACGATCACGGACGACCCCGAGACGTTCGCCGACGCCGACGGCGTCGTCCTCCCCGGCGTCGGTGCGTTTCGCGAGGGGATGGAGAACGCGGGGCCGTACCGGGACGCGCTCGTCGAACACGCCGAGGCGGGTCGCCCGCTGTTCGGCATCTGTCTCGGGATGCAGATGCTGCTGACCTCCAGCGAGGAGGCCGACCACGCCGGCCAGGGCGAGGTTCGCGGCCTCGACCTGATCCCGGGGACAAACGTCCGGTTCGACGTCGACGAGAAGGTCCCGCACATGGGGTGGAACGACCTCGCCGTCGACCGGGAGCATCCCATCTCCGCCGGCGTGGACGGGAAGTACGCCTACTTCGTCCACTCCTATTACGCCGAGCCGGAGGATCCGGACGCGGTGGTCGCCACCAGCCGCCACGGCGTCGAGTTCCCGGCGATCGTCGCCAACGAGGCGGGCAACGTGTTCGGCACGCAGTTCCACCCCGAAAAGAGCGGGGAAACCGGGCTGCGGATCCTGCGGAACTTCGTGGAGTACTGCGCGGACAGGTAG
- a CDS encoding uracil-DNA glycosylase has protein sequence MNGDDGSRGSTAVLDDDLQVTDCERCPALVDSRSRIVNGVGPTDADLVFLGEAPGADEDERGEPFVGRSGDVLDEALQAAGLVRSDVRITNCIRCRPPENRDPTAEELSNCRGYLAAELDRVDPELLVTLGKVPSQHVLDRDVAITAEAGSVVDARIGESSRRVLLSVHPAATLYDRSQREGFFEAIAEAARIAGIGGGNDAETGTDGGSNGGGQSRLGEF, from the coding sequence ATGAACGGCGACGACGGATCTCGGGGGTCGACCGCGGTGCTCGATGACGACCTTCAGGTGACCGACTGTGAGCGGTGCCCGGCGCTGGTCGACTCGCGGTCCCGGATCGTGAACGGGGTCGGGCCGACGGACGCAGATCTAGTGTTTCTCGGGGAGGCACCGGGCGCCGACGAGGACGAACGGGGTGAGCCGTTCGTCGGACGATCGGGCGACGTGCTCGACGAGGCGCTGCAGGCGGCTGGACTGGTCCGGTCCGACGTTCGGATCACGAACTGCATCCGGTGTCGACCGCCGGAAAATCGGGACCCGACCGCCGAGGAGCTGTCGAACTGTCGCGGCTATCTGGCGGCGGAGCTTGACCGGGTCGATCCCGAGCTGCTCGTCACGCTCGGGAAGGTCCCGAGCCAGCACGTCCTCGATCGGGACGTCGCGATCACCGCGGAGGCCGGGTCGGTCGTCGACGCGCGGATCGGCGAGTCGTCGCGACGCGTGCTCCTGTCGGTCCACCCGGCCGCGACGCTGTACGACCGGAGCCAACGCGAGGGATTCTTCGAGGCGATCGCCGAGGCGGCCCGGATCGCGGGGATCGGCGGCGGAAACGATGCGGAAACCGGCACCGACGGCGGAAGCAACGGCGGCGGCCAGTCCCGACTCGGCGAGTTCTGA